In one Paenibacillus sp. JQZ6Y-1 genomic region, the following are encoded:
- a CDS encoding putative bifunctional diguanylate cyclase/phosphodiesterase codes for MCNDRNEVPPLLALALDAIEDFVYIMRVQDKQFYYSYVNHSAALFSGVRKEDMGKNFFECYANEPDMAHYLHNKYMRALDSGESMRFEDGNLLPNGNLSGESIISPLRNEDGDITHLICMTRDYTERSKHEEKLKFYAYYDELTHLFNRRFLYEYAIEHGTLFLLNIDNFKSINDMMGHENGDALLIQMAGRIKQLFTDGEIICRLGGDEFLVVCKDLSRIPQETAQKMLDTLSTPFTLKDRELKITASIGIAPFTQHMNAQTALRHADIALHYAKSQGRSRYHIFDTALRYEQIVRFHHEMALNSCLEKEELQLLYQPIYSMEHHRVITIEALLRWHKDHKQLVSPAEFIPVAEDTGLILPIGDWVIRQVCRDLPILQSKYGNGIRIAVNISRIQLDDPDFIYRVNRILEEEQVAACYIDLEITESVATSNAVEEHSLLSRLREQGYTISLDDFGTGYSSLSMLTRLPIDKIKIDRSFVTQMNPPVLKALITMAEALNLKVVAEGIEDQEQWDRLVELGYREFQGYWLSYPMPVNNLPDLDHLMPISPAE; via the coding sequence ATGTGTAATGACAGGAATGAAGTACCTCCGCTTCTTGCTCTGGCTCTGGATGCAATCGAAGATTTTGTATACATTATGCGTGTGCAGGATAAGCAATTTTACTACAGCTATGTGAATCATTCGGCTGCATTATTTAGCGGTGTTAGAAAAGAAGATATGGGCAAGAACTTTTTTGAGTGTTATGCAAATGAGCCGGATATGGCGCATTATCTCCATAACAAATATATGCGAGCACTGGATTCCGGGGAAAGCATGCGCTTTGAGGACGGAAATTTGCTTCCCAACGGTAATTTGAGCGGCGAAAGCATTATCTCGCCATTGCGCAATGAAGATGGAGACATCACCCATCTAATCTGTATGACTCGGGATTATACCGAACGCAGCAAGCATGAGGAAAAACTGAAATTTTACGCATACTACGATGAATTAACGCATCTGTTCAACCGCCGCTTTTTATATGAGTATGCGATTGAGCATGGCACGTTATTTTTGCTGAATATTGATAACTTCAAAAGCATCAACGACATGATGGGTCATGAGAATGGCGACGCGCTGCTGATTCAGATGGCTGGACGCATCAAGCAACTGTTTACTGATGGCGAAATCATCTGTCGCTTGGGTGGTGACGAGTTCCTTGTGGTATGTAAAGATTTATCGCGCATCCCACAAGAGACGGCGCAAAAAATGCTCGATACGCTGAGCACTCCATTTACGCTCAAGGATCGTGAATTGAAGATTACCGCTAGCATCGGGATCGCTCCTTTTACGCAGCATATGAATGCCCAGACGGCGCTGCGTCATGCCGATATTGCGCTTCATTACGCTAAAAGTCAGGGTCGCAGTCGGTATCATATTTTTGATACCGCATTACGGTATGAGCAGATTGTTCGCTTTCATCATGAGATGGCGCTGAACAGTTGTCTGGAAAAAGAAGAACTGCAACTTCTTTACCAGCCTATTTATAGCATGGAGCATCATCGAGTAATTACAATCGAAGCATTACTACGCTGGCACAAGGATCATAAGCAACTCGTCTCGCCTGCGGAATTTATTCCTGTTGCTGAGGATACTGGATTGATTTTGCCGATTGGCGATTGGGTGATTCGTCAGGTATGTAGGGATCTACCGATTTTGCAAAGTAAATATGGCAATGGTATTCGCATAGCAGTCAATATTTCTCGCATCCAGCTGGATGATCCCGACTTTATTTATCGGGTCAATCGCATTCTGGAGGAAGAACAGGTAGCCGCATGTTATATTGACCTTGAAATTACCGAAAGTGTGGCAACAAGCAATGCGGTCGAGGAGCATTCGCTATTGTCTCGTCTGCGCGAGCAAGGATATACGATCTCGCTGGATGACTTTGGTACAGGTTATTCCTCACTAAGTATGCTTACCCGATTGCCGATCGATAAAATCAAGATCGACCGCTCTTTTGTTACACAGATGAATCCACCTGTGCTCAAAGCGTTGATTACGATGGCGGAAGCACTCAATCTGAAGGTCGTTGCTGAAGGCATTGAAGATCAGGAGCAATGGGATCGTCTGGTTGAGCTAGGCTATCGCGAATTCCAAGGCTATTGGCTCAGCTATCCAATGCCAGTGAACAATTTGCCGGATCTGGATCATTTGATGCCTATTTCGCCAGCAGAGTAA
- a CDS encoding GH12 family glycosyl hydrolase domain-containing protein, whose amino-acid sequence MKKKSSLRKPICALATMTLTASLLLPGAAFADDNTMANGSFSLNSGSYLSNTGWTGSTSSMTTEAEGMTSDQSIFYDNATSFGYKWAYPSDATGIQSSPAISFGWNWTNGYEGAGNIPVDIFRDNARNRPSNSGAQMKNIDTSVAYTTSDVTGDYATGYTVYIHNTQWAGMDTMPTATIKVITSTSANAGNDDTSGTMDSSDMSNRTETSVADNVFTGTMSSTDPMQNESGAWGQWLDTVSIGGSTWNVYRTTSNTDNTITPANSNDNVTYTYVRTANTESISLNLTDFVKNLLDRNELTTTGNYVSGVKFGTDVMSGNGTLTVNEWNIGVQ is encoded by the coding sequence ATGAAAAAGAAATCCAGTCTGAGAAAACCGATCTGCGCATTGGCAACTATGACATTGACGGCTTCGCTGTTACTTCCGGGTGCAGCATTTGCTGACGATAATACTATGGCAAACGGCAGCTTCTCCCTGAACAGCGGCAGTTATTTGAGTAATACCGGATGGACCGGTAGTACAAGCTCTATGACTACAGAAGCAGAAGGCATGACCAGTGATCAATCGATTTTCTATGACAATGCAACTTCCTTTGGCTATAAATGGGCATATCCATCGGATGCAACCGGTATTCAATCCTCGCCAGCTATTTCATTCGGATGGAACTGGACGAATGGATATGAAGGTGCTGGCAATATTCCGGTAGATATTTTCCGCGATAATGCACGCAATCGCCCATCCAACAGTGGTGCGCAAATGAAAAACATCGATACCTCCGTTGCGTATACCACCTCTGACGTAACAGGTGACTATGCAACAGGCTATACTGTATATATTCACAATACACAATGGGCGGGTATGGACACCATGCCAACAGCTACGATCAAAGTCATTACATCTACCTCTGCAAATGCGGGCAATGATGACACTAGCGGTACAATGGATTCTAGTGATATGTCCAATCGTACAGAAACCAGTGTAGCGGATAATGTGTTTACCGGAACAATGAGTAGTACAGATCCTATGCAAAATGAATCTGGCGCATGGGGGCAGTGGTTGGATACCGTTAGCATCGGCGGCTCGACATGGAATGTATATCGCACAACAAGCAATACCGACAATACCATCACACCTGCGAATTCCAATGATAATGTAACGTACACCTATGTGCGTACAGCCAACACCGAAAGCATTTCACTGAATCTGACTGATTTTGTGAAAAATCTGTTAGATCGCAATGAACTGACAACCACGGGCAACTATGTGAGCGGTGTGAAATTCGGTACTGATGTTATGAGCGGTAACGGTACATTGACCGTGAATGAATGGAATATCGGTGTTCAATAA
- a CDS encoding ABC transporter permease: protein MKVLFWTAALNGRNRTGKVEAIQGEGIGWKRQKRQQRMSLILAGFAAALVAMLVVFALVPQWIAPYAPTAMMADRILQPPGAANWLGTDYFGRDMLSLVIYGTRDSLLIGFSSVIAGVLAGGALGALAGYVGGWTDTIIMRIMDILMTIPGVLLALAIAAALGPGLPNIILAIAVASIPSYARVMRGQIVGLLTRGYIESSRTLGASHWHIVRRHILPNAVSPVLVMATIGLGSSILTGAGLSFLGLGTVSEIPDWGALLSQGRGYLTVAWWICTFPGLAITGFVLAVNLIGDELRDRLDPRSS, encoded by the coding sequence ATGAAGGTTCTATTCTGGACAGCAGCGCTAAACGGACGAAATCGTACTGGCAAGGTAGAAGCGATACAAGGGGAAGGCATAGGCTGGAAACGACAAAAAAGGCAGCAACGTATGAGCCTAATACTGGCGGGCTTTGCGGCGGCACTGGTGGCGATGCTAGTTGTATTTGCACTAGTGCCGCAATGGATTGCCCCGTATGCGCCGACCGCTATGATGGCGGATCGAATCTTGCAGCCGCCCGGAGCAGCGAATTGGCTAGGCACGGACTATTTTGGTCGTGATATGCTAAGTTTGGTCATTTACGGCACACGAGATTCTCTGCTAATCGGTTTTAGTTCCGTTATTGCTGGTGTATTGGCAGGTGGTGCACTTGGTGCGTTAGCAGGCTATGTTGGTGGCTGGACGGATACGATCATTATGCGCATAATGGATATTCTGATGACAATTCCGGGTGTGCTGCTGGCACTTGCGATTGCGGCAGCGCTCGGTCCGGGCTTGCCCAATATTATATTGGCGATTGCAGTTGCTTCTATTCCAAGCTATGCAAGGGTCATGCGTGGACAAATAGTCGGCTTGCTCACACGGGGATATATTGAATCTTCACGCACCCTAGGCGCATCCCACTGGCATATTGTACGCCGTCATATTTTGCCCAATGCGGTATCGCCTGTGCTCGTCATGGCAACCATTGGGTTAGGCAGTTCGATTTTGACTGGTGCAGGGCTGAGCTTTCTCGGTCTCGGTACAGTCAGCGAAATCCCAGATTGGGGAGCGCTATTATCGCAGGGACGCGGCTATCTGACTGTCGCATGGTGGATTTGTACATTCCCCGGATTAGCGATTACGGGCTTTGTTCTGGCGGTCAATCTGATCGGGGATGAACTGCGTGATCGGCTAGACCCAAGATCAAGTTAA
- a CDS encoding ABC transporter permease, translating into MLRLAGIRIVSSLLVVLGSLVLVFAIFYLLPGDPVLSMIDPSYATAEMVQNLRVQLGLDQPFYIQFWNYLSGILRGDFGVSMLNSEPVLPKIIAHFPATLMLTLTSTLIAAVIGITLGVLSAVHRNGWIDMIARIIGLFGISMPTFWSGILLILIFSIQLGWFPAMGSDSWQTLVLPSVALGIVGAGFIIRMVRSSMLEVIHEPFITTLRAKGIGERVIMYHHALRNALIPVVTIVGMQLGETLAGTVVIETVFSRQGIGRILADAIMGRDIPVVQGVIFFTAIVYVVINLIVDLSYAYIDPRIRRST; encoded by the coding sequence ATGCTCCGTCTGGCAGGAATACGTATTGTCTCTTCATTGCTCGTTGTGCTGGGATCGCTGGTGCTGGTATTTGCTATCTTTTATTTACTGCCCGGCGATCCGGTATTGTCGATGATTGATCCGTCATATGCCACGGCGGAAATGGTACAAAATCTGCGCGTACAGCTAGGACTGGATCAGCCATTTTATATTCAGTTCTGGAATTATCTGAGTGGTATTCTACGCGGCGACTTCGGCGTATCCATGCTCAATTCTGAGCCAGTACTGCCGAAGATTATCGCCCATTTTCCAGCGACATTGATGTTGACACTCACCAGTACACTGATCGCTGCGGTAATCGGGATTACACTTGGCGTACTATCGGCTGTGCATCGGAATGGTTGGATTGATATGATTGCCCGAATCATTGGACTATTCGGCATCTCGATGCCAACGTTCTGGTCAGGCATTCTGCTAATTCTGATCTTCTCCATTCAGCTGGGCTGGTTTCCAGCAATGGGCTCAGATAGCTGGCAGACGCTTGTACTACCTTCGGTTGCACTCGGTATCGTCGGCGCGGGTTTTATTATCCGTATGGTACGCAGCAGTATGCTGGAGGTGATCCATGAACCGTTTATCACCACGCTACGAGCTAAGGGAATCGGCGAAAGGGTGATTATGTACCATCATGCGCTGCGCAATGCACTCATTCCGGTTGTAACCATTGTCGGTATGCAGCTGGGTGAGACGCTGGCAGGTACGGTGGTGATCGAGACGGTATTTTCGAGACAAGGAATTGGTCGTATATTAGCGGATGCCATTATGGGTCGAGATATACCAGTGGTGCAGGGTGTCATCTTTTTCACGGCAATTGTGTATGTAGTGATCAATCTGATTGTCGATCTATCCTATGCTTATATCGACCCCCGTATTCGTCGCTCCACTTGA
- a CDS encoding ABC transporter substrate-binding protein, which produces MAWSSTLISLMAVVLILSGCGTSAGTSNDAAQAANGGTGGTLTYALATTPDTLDPHRSGWAVSVRVFHNIYDNLVVQDKDGKIKPWLAESWTESKDAKSYTFKLRKNVTFQDGTPFNAEAVKFNLDRVIDPATKAANALALIQPYESSEVIDDYTVKVNLSRPSQAFLVNLSQSMLGIVSPTAAKKYGDQFGQHPVGTGPFEFVSWEDNASIKLKRNDKYAWGPETVSNTKAPYLDGITFSIIPEEATRIGSVQSNQVLAAETVPPQNVLALQNSPNQQLLQADTPGLPYTLFINQRNAPWNDLKARQALQSAIDVGAIVKTLYLGTYKQAWSSLTPGILGYDSSLEHNIQPNVERANQLLDELGWTKGADGIRVKDGKRLVLRYVDGSPNREKRNDIATMVQQQLKAVGIEVQVNITKDVATTIYQNQAYDLYGNSQVNADPNALYSFYHTPAKGARETLSGLSNPQLDKWLDEGAVEQDIAKREEIYRNIQQWISDQAIIIPIYIFPYTVAASKSVQGLSFNHLGYPDFNDVKLTGTGG; this is translated from the coding sequence ATGGCATGGAGCAGCACACTGATCAGTCTTATGGCAGTGGTGTTGATCCTTTCCGGCTGCGGCACAAGTGCTGGAACAAGCAATGATGCGGCGCAGGCTGCTAATGGTGGAACTGGCGGCACGTTGACATATGCGCTGGCAACAACACCGGATACGCTTGATCCGCATCGCAGCGGCTGGGCGGTGTCGGTGCGCGTCTTCCATAACATTTATGACAATCTGGTTGTACAGGACAAGGATGGCAAGATCAAGCCGTGGCTGGCAGAGAGCTGGACCGAATCCAAGGATGCCAAAAGCTACACATTCAAGCTGCGCAAGAATGTTACATTTCAAGATGGGACTCCGTTCAATGCCGAAGCTGTTAAGTTTAATCTGGATCGTGTGATCGATCCTGCGACCAAAGCAGCCAATGCGCTTGCGCTGATACAGCCATATGAGTCGTCGGAAGTGATCGACGATTACACAGTTAAAGTGAATCTGTCTCGTCCATCGCAGGCATTTCTGGTCAATCTGAGCCAATCGATGCTTGGTATCGTATCCCCCACCGCCGCCAAAAAATACGGCGATCAATTCGGTCAGCATCCGGTCGGTACCGGACCGTTTGAATTTGTTAGCTGGGAGGATAATGCCAGCATCAAGCTGAAGCGCAATGACAAGTATGCGTGGGGACCAGAGACGGTCAGCAATACGAAGGCGCCGTATCTCGATGGTATTACGTTCTCCATTATTCCAGAGGAAGCGACGCGAATCGGCAGTGTACAGAGCAATCAAGTACTGGCTGCCGAAACGGTACCACCACAAAACGTACTGGCATTGCAAAATAGCCCGAATCAACAGTTACTGCAAGCCGATACACCGGGCTTACCATACACGCTGTTCATCAATCAACGTAATGCACCGTGGAATGATCTGAAGGCGCGTCAAGCACTACAATCTGCCATCGATGTAGGTGCTATCGTCAAAACATTGTACTTAGGCACCTACAAACAGGCATGGTCTTCACTCACACCGGGCATTCTCGGCTACGATTCATCGCTCGAACACAACATTCAGCCGAATGTAGAACGCGCCAATCAATTGCTGGATGAGCTAGGCTGGACAAAGGGTGCGGACGGCATTCGTGTGAAAGATGGCAAACGATTGGTTCTGCGGTATGTGGACGGTTCGCCCAACCGAGAGAAGCGCAATGATATTGCCACCATGGTGCAGCAGCAATTGAAAGCCGTCGGTATCGAGGTTCAGGTGAATATCACAAAAGATGTTGCCACCACCATTTACCAAAATCAGGCGTATGATCTGTATGGCAATAGCCAAGTCAATGCTGATCCGAATGCGTTGTATTCCTTTTATCACACACCGGCAAAAGGAGCGCGTGAGACGCTGTCCGGTCTGTCCAATCCGCAGCTAGACAAGTGGCTGGATGAAGGCGCAGTGGAGCAGGATATAGCTAAACGCGAAGAGATCTATCGCAATATTCAGCAGTGGATTAGCGATCAGGCGATCATTATTCCGATCTACATTTTCCCGTATACCGTAGCTGCCTCCAAAAGTGTACAAGGTCTAAGCTTTAATCATCTTGGTTATCCCGACTTTAACGATGTGAAATTAACAGGAACAGGAGGGTGA
- a CDS encoding LLM class flavin-dependent oxidoreductase encodes MSHSINDPQSNSYQASTTHQQPAVSAANHVNARGKQLHLGAIIQGVGGNMSAWRHPEATVDASINFDYYRQQAQKAEQGKFDFLFIADGLYINEKSIPHFLNRFEPITLLSALASVTSRIGLVGTLSTSYSEPFTVSRQFASLDHISGGRGGWNVVTSPLEGSARNFSRDEHPSHPERYRIAQEYLQVTKGLWDSWEEDAFVRNKETGEFFDPNKLHTLNHQGEHFSVQGPLNIGRSPQGQPVIFQAGSSEDGKNLAASQADAVFTRHDSLEKTVDFYNDLKGRLPQYGRTSDDLLILPGISVIIGETDEEAERKYWQVAQLVTIDNAIAYLGRYFEHHDFGQYPLDEPFPELGDLGDNSFRSTTDSIKRNAKEKGLTLREVALQAATPRPTFIGTAQHIADQLEEWFLAGAADGFIVGGGTPNGLSEFIDQVVPLLQEKGLYRTDYEHATLRGNLGLPAPENRYTAERQAAKIHS; translated from the coding sequence ATGAGTCATTCTATCAATGATCCGCAATCCAATTCATATCAAGCTTCGACTACCCATCAGCAACCTGCTGTCTCAGCGGCTAATCACGTTAATGCTCGTGGCAAGCAGCTACATCTGGGTGCCATCATTCAGGGAGTAGGCGGCAATATGTCGGCTTGGCGGCATCCTGAGGCTACAGTGGATGCAAGTATCAACTTTGACTACTATCGTCAACAAGCGCAGAAGGCGGAGCAGGGCAAATTCGACTTCCTATTTATCGCGGACGGCTTGTATATCAATGAAAAGTCGATTCCGCACTTCCTGAATCGCTTTGAGCCGATTACCCTGTTGTCGGCACTTGCTTCGGTTACTTCACGTATTGGTCTGGTTGGTACACTATCCACATCGTACAGCGAACCGTTTACCGTCTCACGTCAGTTCGCCAGTCTGGATCATATTAGCGGCGGGCGTGGTGGCTGGAATGTGGTTACATCGCCGCTGGAAGGCTCGGCACGTAACTTTAGCCGTGATGAGCATCCCAGTCATCCAGAACGATACCGGATTGCACAGGAATATTTGCAGGTGACTAAGGGGCTATGGGATTCGTGGGAAGAGGACGCATTTGTCCGTAACAAGGAAACCGGTGAGTTTTTCGATCCGAACAAGCTGCATACACTGAATCATCAAGGGGAGCATTTCTCCGTACAGGGACCACTCAATATTGGTCGCTCGCCGCAGGGGCAACCGGTTATTTTTCAGGCAGGTTCATCGGAGGATGGTAAGAATTTGGCGGCGAGTCAGGCAGATGCTGTATTTACGCGTCATGACAGTCTAGAAAAGACAGTGGATTTTTACAATGATCTAAAGGGTCGATTGCCACAGTATGGACGCACCTCTGATGATCTGCTGATTCTGCCGGGTATCAGTGTCATTATCGGGGAAACGGACGAAGAAGCAGAGCGCAAGTACTGGCAGGTTGCCCAGCTGGTCACTATCGACAATGCGATTGCTTATCTGGGACGTTATTTTGAGCATCATGACTTTGGTCAATATCCGCTAGACGAGCCATTCCCCGAGCTGGGCGATCTTGGTGATAATAGCTTCCGTAGTACAACGGATAGCATAAAGCGCAATGCGAAGGAAAAAGGTCTGACGCTGCGCGAAGTGGCGCTACAGGCGGCAACGCCACGACCGACCTTTATCGGAACGGCGCAGCATATTGCCGATCAGCTAGAGGAATGGTTCCTCGCTGGCGCAGCGGATGGCTTTATCGTTGGCGGTGGTACACCGAACGGGTTGAGTGAATTTATTGATCAAGTCGTTCCGTTGTTGCAGGAGAAGGGCTTGTATCGCACCGATTATGAGCATGCCACACTGCGCGGGAATCTCGGTCTGCCTGCACCAGAGAATCGGTATACCGCAGAGCGTCAGGCTGCAAAGATCCATTCCTAA
- a CDS encoding M20 metallopeptidase family protein: MLDHISSSAGLIYDTLESDLSRIRRHLHRYPELLFEVDETMKLIAGLLRKWDIELHEQVGHHFHKGVIGILRGAEPGPVILLRADVDALPVTEQNTTSYASVHEGVMHACGHDAHTAMLLGAARVLSAEREQLHGTIVFAFQPAEEGALPSPLDGRLISGGRDLIEDGILEKVDQVFALHVWPQLETGQVGIHPGTAMAASSHFTITFSGTPGHHSTPHLASDSIIMAARFINDIKLFMATMIDPLESAVLSFGTLHAGTVKNAIAGKSELTGTFRTFDSQTVERITSAIAEYAQQIAAQQGGTAEVVQRTGTVLRNDPNVVRQVELAAKDVFGADGVQLLEQPVLAGEDFALYTEQRPGAFAFIGCRAPDQQEAYPLHHPRFDIDEHVLLLGARLHVQFAKHALSSISYTREDV, encoded by the coding sequence ATGCTGGATCATATATCCTCGTCGGCAGGGCTAATATATGACACGTTGGAAAGTGATCTGTCACGTATTCGCCGCCATTTGCATCGTTATCCAGAATTGCTGTTTGAGGTGGATGAGACGATGAAGCTTATCGCTGGTCTGCTTCGCAAATGGGATATAGAGCTGCATGAGCAGGTGGGACATCATTTTCATAAAGGCGTAATCGGTATTCTGCGCGGGGCAGAGCCGGGACCCGTAATTCTACTACGCGCGGATGTGGACGCATTACCGGTTACTGAGCAGAATACAACGTCATACGCATCGGTACACGAAGGAGTGATGCATGCTTGTGGACATGATGCGCATACAGCGATGCTACTCGGTGCAGCGCGAGTCTTATCGGCAGAACGAGAACAGCTGCATGGCACGATTGTATTTGCTTTTCAACCGGCAGAGGAGGGAGCACTTCCGTCCCCACTGGATGGACGCTTGATCAGCGGTGGGCGCGATCTGATCGAGGACGGTATTTTGGAGAAAGTGGATCAGGTATTTGCGCTTCATGTTTGGCCACAGCTAGAAACAGGGCAGGTTGGCATTCATCCGGGTACGGCAATGGCGGCATCTAGTCATTTTACAATCACCTTCAGCGGTACGCCGGGACATCACAGTACACCGCATCTCGCTTCGGACAGTATTATCATGGCGGCACGCTTTATCAATGACATCAAGCTGTTTATGGCGACAATGATTGATCCGTTAGAATCGGCGGTGTTATCGTTCGGTACATTGCACGCCGGTACAGTCAAAAATGCAATTGCTGGCAAAAGTGAATTGACAGGCACATTTCGTACCTTTGATTCGCAGACGGTAGAGCGCATTACGTCAGCGATTGCAGAGTATGCCCAGCAGATTGCGGCGCAGCAGGGCGGAACCGCTGAAGTGGTACAGCGAACAGGTACGGTGCTACGCAATGATCCTAATGTCGTACGGCAGGTGGAATTGGCAGCGAAGGATGTATTTGGAGCAGACGGCGTGCAGCTGCTAGAGCAGCCTGTGCTAGCGGGTGAAGATTTTGCCTTGTACACAGAGCAGCGACCGGGTGCATTTGCCTTTATTGGCTGTCGAGCACCGGATCAGCAAGAAGCGTATCCGCTGCATCATCCACGTTTTGATATTGATGAACATGTATTGCTGCTAGGTGCGCGACTACATGTACAGTTTGCTAAACATGCGTTATCTTCCATTTCCTATACACGAGAGGATGTATAA
- a CDS encoding acyltransferase → MTTSTTVSSKKERLPQLQVVRAIAIMGVITVHSTSYATLNMLASTHYWLYNFLNIFMKFGTPTFIALSSFVLFYNYIDRPLDRTLVTSFYKRRLLYIVIPYVVFSLFYFGFSQYLSSSPSSLHEMTTSFIHKLLTGKAYTHLYFVFINMQFYILFPLFLWLFKSSPRVARWAIPLGLLLQWAFVLGNKYYFQVDNRGSWSLSYFSYYMLGATLGIYYNQLKIWLIICRNHISAARIGVWLLLWMIWLGSGLTHVYMWYENRLYDISYHSTLFDLFYSLYAFTSVLVLLQLSFLLYRGGRSLTGRVLARLGSLSFGIYLIHPFFLLLYRRLIPESGYSLLEHAWYAGGFLTALLCSWLVVYLAARYIPLAWLAFGSLPKIGASSTSATSRSTMSSESHTSSSSTTTTASISSPAIQTMTKNHTPTTDTTYR, encoded by the coding sequence ATGACAACTTCAACTACTGTATCCAGCAAAAAAGAAAGACTCCCTCAGCTTCAGGTCGTGCGAGCCATCGCGATTATGGGCGTGATTACTGTGCATTCGACCTCATATGCCACCCTGAATATGCTGGCATCAACACACTACTGGCTGTACAATTTTCTGAATATTTTCATGAAATTCGGAACCCCTACCTTTATCGCGCTCAGCAGCTTTGTTCTGTTTTATAACTATATTGATCGTCCGTTGGATCGTACATTAGTCACTAGCTTTTATAAGCGCAGACTGCTATATATCGTTATTCCGTATGTAGTATTTTCACTGTTTTACTTTGGTTTTAGCCAGTATCTTAGTAGTAGCCCATCCTCTCTGCATGAGATGACAACGAGCTTTATCCATAAGCTGCTAACGGGTAAGGCGTATACCCATCTGTATTTTGTGTTTATCAATATGCAGTTTTACATTTTGTTTCCACTATTTCTGTGGCTGTTCAAGTCCTCACCACGTGTTGCTCGCTGGGCGATACCGCTCGGATTGCTGCTGCAATGGGCATTCGTGCTAGGGAACAAGTATTATTTTCAGGTGGATAATCGAGGTAGCTGGTCGCTGTCATATTTCTCCTATTATATGCTGGGTGCAACGCTTGGTATCTATTACAACCAGTTAAAAATATGGCTGATCATTTGTCGTAACCATATATCTGCTGCTCGAATCGGAGTATGGTTACTGCTATGGATGATATGGCTAGGAAGCGGTCTAACGCATGTGTATATGTGGTATGAGAATCGCTTGTACGACATATCGTATCATTCTACTTTATTTGATCTGTTTTATAGTCTGTATGCTTTTACAAGTGTGCTAGTACTGCTGCAATTGTCCTTTCTGTTATATCGTGGCGGACGCTCATTGACGGGGCGTGTATTGGCACGACTTGGTTCATTGTCGTTCGGAATATATCTGATTCATCCATTCTTCCTGCTTCTGTACCGCAGATTGATACCGGAATCGGGGTATTCGTTACTGGAGCATGCGTGGTATGCTGGCGGATTCCTTACTGCACTGCTATGCTCGTGGTTAGTCGTTTATCTCGCCGCCCGCTATATTCCGCTGGCTTGGCTGGCATTTGGTAGTCTGCCGAAGATAGGCGCATCGTCTACATCAGCAACCAGCCGATCCACCATGTCATCTGAATCGCATACATCCTCGTCGTCAACGACAACGACTGCATCTATTTCATCGCCAGCGATCCAAACGATGACAAAGAATCACACACCTACAACCGATACGACATATCGTTGA
- a CDS encoding response regulator transcription factor, whose translation MTQGKILLVDDEPDIVKLMQIYLQYEGYDLLTATDGQQALDVVAAEQIDLMVLDVMMPRLDGIQTCMQIREKEHFPIIMLSAKGQDMDKITGLSVGADDYVTKPFNPLELVARIKSQLRRAQSYTPQISTSSEQIELGPLHIDVTNHEVFVHGEPVRLTPREFAILLLLVRHPGQVFSTEHIYQKVWKEDYMDSPNTVMVHIRKIREKIESNPRQPHYLKTVWGIGYKIEHL comes from the coding sequence ATGACACAAGGTAAAATATTGCTTGTCGATGATGAGCCAGATATCGTCAAGCTGATGCAGATTTATTTGCAATATGAAGGGTACGATCTGTTAACTGCGACGGATGGACAGCAGGCGCTAGATGTGGTTGCCGCCGAGCAGATTGATCTGATGGTGCTGGATGTGATGATGCCAAGGCTAGATGGCATTCAGACCTGTATGCAGATTCGCGAAAAAGAACATTTTCCCATTATTATGCTGTCCGCCAAAGGGCAGGATATGGATAAAATCACTGGGCTTAGTGTAGGAGCAGATGATTATGTTACCAAGCCGTTCAATCCGCTCGAACTGGTTGCACGCATTAAGTCTCAGCTACGTCGCGCGCAAAGCTATACGCCACAGATCAGCACATCAAGCGAACAGATTGAGCTAGGTCCACTTCATATCGATGTGACCAATCATGAGGTCTTTGTACATGGCGAGCCAGTACGTCTAACTCCGCGCGAGTTTGCCATTTTGCTGCTGCTTGTTCGCCATCCGGGGCAGGTGTTCAGTACCGAGCATATATACCAGAAGGTATGGAAAGAAGACTATATGGATTCACCCAATACTGTAATGGTGCATATCCGTAAAATACGCGAAAAAATTGAGTCTAACCCGCGCCAGCCCCATTACCTCAAAACGGTCTGGGGCATCGGCTATAAGATTGAACATCTGTAA